A genome region from Penicillium psychrofluorescens genome assembly, chromosome: 3 includes the following:
- a CDS encoding uncharacterized protein (ID:PFLUO_005314-T1.cds;~source:funannotate) — protein MSNSTPAQTKAEPSDQPQQQQKPQVLEEDDEFEDFPVEDWPQEEAEQPAGSTANGGSEHLWEESWDDDDAAEDFSKQLKEELKKVEASH, from the exons ATGTCCAATTCCACCCCGGCCCAGACCAAGGCCGAACCCTCCGaccagccccagcagcaacagaagCCCCAGGTGCtagaggaagatgacgagtTCGAGGATTTCCCCGTGGAAG ACTGGCCCCAGGAAGAAGCCGAACAGCCGGCCGGCTCGACGGCCAACGGCGGGAGCGAGCATCTGTGGGAGGAGAGCTgggatgatgacgatgccgCGGAGGATTTCTCGAAGCAGTTGAA GGAGGAGCTCAAAAAGGTCGAAGCGTCGCACTAG
- a CDS encoding uncharacterized protein (ID:PFLUO_005315-T1.cds;~source:funannotate), which translates to MSLSNKLNITDVDLKDKRVLIRVDFNVPLDDNKKVTNPQRIAGAVPTIKYAIDHGAKAVVLMSHLGRPDGKPNPKYSLKPVVPELEKLLGKNVVFTEDCVGPQVEETVNKATGGQVVLLENLRFHAEEEGSSKDAEGKKVKADKEKVAEFRKGLTALGDIYINDAFGTAHRAHSSMVGVELPQKAAGFLVKKELEYFAKALENPQRPFLAILGGAKVSDKIQLIDNLLPKVNSLIITGGMAFTFKKTLEGVKIGNSLFDEAGSKIVGEIVEKAKKNNVEIVLPVDYVTADKFSADATVGTATDASGIPDGCMGLDVGPESIKKYQKTIGEAKTILWNGPPGVFELKPFAKATEATLDAAVKAAQSGSIVIIGGGDTATVAAKYNAEDKISHVSTGGGASLELLEGKELPGVTALSSK; encoded by the exons ATGTCTCTCTCCAACAAGCTCAACATCACGGATGTCGACCTCAAGGACAAGCGAGTCCTGATCCGG GTTGACTTCAACGTCCCGCTCGACGATAACAAGAAGGTCACCAACCCGCAGCGCATCGCAGGCGCCGTGCCCACCATCAAATATGCCATTGACCACGGCGCCAAGGCCGTCGTGCTGATGTCGCACCTGGGCCGCCCCGACGGCAAGCCCAACCCGAAGTACAGCCTCAAGCCCGTTGTGcccgagctggagaaattgcTGGGCAAGAACGTTGTCTTCACGGAAGACTGCGTTGGTCCCCAGGTCGAGGAGACCGTCAACAAGGCTACCGGTGGCCAGGTTGTGCTGCTTGAGAACCTCCGTTTCcatgcggaggaggagggtagctccaaggatgccgagggcaagaaggtcaaggctGATAAGGAGAAGGTGGCTGAGTTCCGGAAAGGACTGACTGCTCTGGGTGACATCTATATCa ACGACGCTTTCGGCACTGCCCACCGCGCGCACAGCTCGATGGTCGGCGTGGAGCTTCCCCAGAAGGCCGCCGGCTTcctggtcaagaaggagctggagtACTTCGCCAAGGCCCTGGAGAACCCGCAGCGACccttcctggccatccttgGCGGCGCCAAGGTGTCCGACAAGATCCAGCTGATCGACAACCTTCTGCCCAAGGTGAACAGCTTGATCATCACAGGTGGAATGGCCTTCACCTTCAAGAAGACGCTGGAGGGCGTCAAGATTGGCAACAGTCTGTTCGACGAGGCCGGCAGCAagatcgtcggcgagatcgtcgagaaggccaagaagaacaacgtCGAGATCGTCCTCCCCGTCGACTACGTGACCGCCGACAAGTTCTCTGCCGATGCCACCGTCGGCACCGCCACTGATGCCTCTGGTATCCCCGATGGCTGCATGGGTCTGGACGTTGGCCCGGAGAGTATCAAGAAGTATCAGAAGACTATCGGCGAGGCCAAGACCATCCTCTGGAACGGCCCGCCTGGTGTCTTTGAGCTGAAGCCCTTCGCCAAGGCCACGGAGGCTACCCTCGATGCCGCGGTCAAGGCTGCTCAGTCCGgcagcatcgtcatcatcggcggtgGTGACACCGCCACCGTTGCGGCCAAGTACAACGCCGAGGACAAGATCTCCCACGTCTCGACTGGTGGCGGTGCCTCGCTCGAGCTTTTGGAGGGCAAGGAACTGCCCGGCGTTACCGCTCTGTCCAGTAAGTAA
- a CDS encoding uncharacterized protein (ID:PFLUO_005316-T1.cds;~source:funannotate) — protein MFLSAKRKVVDGLNRRYIYGRVPLLHTIIFIIEMAVATRLAAKFNTYYAERPVLTTMVTNAVLGGVADTVAQLITAVKARSAQRISETRDDFMSIEIHDLDKEKPPAVGEIGYYRSSPPPFDFERLTRFMAYGFFMAPVQFQWFGFLSRAFPLTKKHPTTPALKRVVLDQLVMAPIGLACFFTYMTIAEGGGKKALTHKFRDVYLPTLKANFVLWPAVQILNFRVIPIQFQIPFVSSIGIAWTAYLSLTNAAEES, from the exons ATGTTCCTCTCCGCCAAGCGTAAGGTCGTCGATGGCCTGAATAGACGATATATCTACGGTCGCGTG CCGCTCCTGCACACGATCATCTTCATTATTGAGATGGCCGTAGCAACCCGCCTCGCTGCCAAATTCAACACCTACTATGCTGAGAGACCAG TGCTGACCACCATGGTGACCAACGCC GTGCTTGGTGGAGTCGCCGATACCGTTGCACAGCTGATCACCGCCGTGAAGGCGCGCTCAGCGCAGAGGATATCCGAAACCCGAGATGACTTCATGTCGATCGAGATCCACGACTtggacaaggagaagccgcCAGCGGTTGGGGAGATTGGATACTACCGGAGCTCGCCACCACCCTTCGACTTTGAGCGCCTCACGCGGTTCATGGCCTATGGTTTCTTCATGGCCCCCGTGCAGTTCCAGTGGTTCGGCTTCTTGTCCAGGGCCTTCCCGCTCACCAAGAAGCACCCGACTACCCCGGCTCTGAAGCGTGTTGTCCTCGACCAGTTAGTCATGGCGCCGATTG GTCTCGCCTGTTTCTTCACATACATGACGATCGCCGAAGGTGGAGGCAAGAAGGCGCTGACACACAAGTTCCGGGATGTCTACCTGCCCACACTCAAGGCCAACTTTGTCCTGTGGCCGGCGGTGCAGATCCTGAATTTCCGTGTCATCCCTATTCAGTTTCAAATT CCCTTTGTTTCATCCATCGGTATCGCGTGGACCGCGTATTTATCCCTGACCAACGCTGCGGAGGAGTCCTAA
- a CDS encoding uncharacterized protein (ID:PFLUO_005317-T1.cds;~source:funannotate), whose translation MPGLEIPGEFLRYAVLDTVVPHAPGLDIEGALTAALEDGADDLPSVLSSIPQRSLLFFDENLPVRIVLRLADCSDTVLKHFLPRLDVRLDVFATDPAESVAENPTPTRDLIFSGLVSGEEDPLVVFNEFEFEGDEGSGNHVYLVWNIDAFLKRPRIRIQNPSLFFAASATLNPSDASLQDGPEDEYIPPLVPASTNIFQSLSGDKSFPQKEPFLPASRLLRVVPTTANEDPIFNIQQQNSHQIRVVPAASARIRYSRLNAYTGVPTTIANVDFEVTPFLNSEVLLDKADIRLSEGTIESLSDIPGLSLPLTCRPRDDVTFVYKLTPEYGPETNPSSTAMVSTLDISLGAVIHLSDDCQPRISMDWKTNVDFSMALNPTFGGPSPALQRPHRPTSLPMTPGNLNHPNQAALTAPGNPNRSSLRERAYSVTDVGVTISFSGPSRVQVGSPFSWDVFVVNRSSVPRKFALIAIPRRKRVDPRGHVARPSSSSLSNRKEDQVAEAVTDENIVHAMQKNVAGQEVELISLSTDIRIGPLLPGTCHSTELTLFPLAMGTLQLEAVRLIDVNTNETTDIRDLPDIVADDQPR comes from the exons ATGCCTGGTCTGGAGATCCCCGGCGAGTTCCTGAGATATGCGGTCCTGGACACGGTCGTGCCGCATGCGCCGGGCCTAGACATCGAGGGTGCGCTGACTGCGGCCCTGGAAGACGGCGCAGACGACCTACCCTCCGTTCTCTCGTCTATTCCGCAGCGGTCACTGCTGTTTTTTG ATGAAAATCTCCCTGTTCGCATTGTCCTGAGACTCGCCGATTGCTCCGATACAGTATTGAAGCACTTTCTACCACGACTCGACGTGAGGCTAGATGTCTTTGCCACCGATCCAGCAGAATCCGTTGCCGAAAATCCAACTCCTACTCGCGATCTCATATTCTCCGGGTTGGtcagcggcgaggaggatcCGCTGGTGGTGTTCAACGAATTCGAGTTCGAGGGGGATGAAGGCAGTGGGAACCACGTCTACCTCGTATGGAACATCGACGCCTTTCTCA AACGACCCCGAATCCGCATCCAGAAcccttcccttttcttcgCTGCCTCTGCTACCCTAAACCCCTCCGACGCTTCCCTACAAGATGGTCCCGAGGATGAATACATCCCGCCGCTGGTTCCGGCATCCACGAACATTTTCCAATCTTTGTCGGGAGACAAGTCGTTCCCCCAAAAGGAGCCTTTTCTTCCCGCATCAAGGCTCCTGCGTGTTGTGCCCACCACGGCGAATGAGGACCCCATATTCAATATCCAACAACAAAACAGCCATCAGATCCGCGTTGTGCCTGCGGCAAGCGCGAGGATTCGCTACTCACGATTAAATGCATACACCGGCGTTCCAACGACCATCGCCAATGTTGATTTTGAAGTGACGCCATTCTTGAATTCCGAGGTTTTATTGGATAAAGCAGACATTCGCCTGTCCGAGGGGACAATCGAGTCGCTATCAGACATCCCGGGCCTGTCACTCCCTCTTACCTGTCGTCCAAGGGACGATGTGACCTTTGTATACAAACTCACGCCCGAGTATGGCCCGGAGACCAACCCGTCATCGACAGCCATGGTCAGCACACTTGATATCTCCTTGGGAGCGGTCATCCATCTGTCGGATGATTGCCAACCACGCATTTCTATGGACTGGAAGACCAATGTTGATTTCTCCATGGCCCTCAACCCGACCTTTGGTGGTCCCAGCCCAGCATTGCAGCGACCTCATCGTCCCACCAGTTTGCCAATGACCCCCGGCAACCTCAATCATCCAAATCAAGCTGCGTTGACAGCGCCGGGAAACCCCAATCGAAGCTCTTTACGAGAACGCGCATACTCGGTCACGGATGTTGGAGTCACCATCTCGTTCTCGGGGCCGTCCCGCGTACAAGTCggctcgcccttctcctggGACGTGTTCGTGGTCAATCGGTCCAGTGTGCCGCGCAAATTTGCGTTGATTGCCATCCCGCGACGGAAACGGGTTGACCCGCGCGGACACGTTGCCCGgccgtcttcctcgtcgcttTCCAACCGCAAGGAGGACCAGGTGGCGGAGGCCGTGACGGACGAAAATATCGTGCACGCCATGCAGAAGAACGTTGCCGGCCAGGAAGTCGAGTTGATCAGCTTGAGCACGGATATTCGCATCGG GCCTCTTTTACCCGGTACCTGCCACTCGACCGAACTGACGCTGTTTCCGCTCGCGATGGGGACCCTCCAGCTGGAAGCTGTCCGGCTTATCGACGTGAACACGAACGAGACGACTGATATTCGCGACCTCCCGGACATTGTCGCCGACGATCAACCGCGATGA
- a CDS encoding uncharacterized protein (ID:PFLUO_005318-T1.cds;~source:funannotate), whose product MNPMASQSAPSALWQEARNADGRVYYYNVQTKVTQWNKPVELMTPVERALADQPWKEYTAEGGRKYWSNTETKQSTWEMPDVYKEALAQAPAPQAGPVAGPSFVAGGSSSFPPAQQRDRDDYDRGYDRRGRYGDTNGMVAAPNLGTQNEPAYNSVEEAENAFMKMLRRHNVQPEWTWEQTMRETIKDPQYRALRDPRDRKAAFEKYAVEVRMQEKDRAKERFAKLRADFNTMLKRHPEIKHYSRWKNIRPIVEGETTFRATNDENERRQLFEEYVVELKKAHVEKETTTRKAAMDELVNILNSLDLEPYTRWSEAQAIIQSNDKVQGDDKFKTLSKSDILTAFENHIKSLERTFNDARQQQKAVKARKERRNREQYLELLKELKSQGKIKAGTKWMTICPVIQEDPRYQAILGQPGSTPLDLFWDMVEDEERSLRGPRNDVLDVLDDKRFEVTPKTTLEEFNSIMTADRRTSKIDTDILELIFQRIQDKAIRRTEDEKHAADRHQRRAVDALRSRIKRLEPPVLVTDTWEEVQPRLEKYEEYKALESDELRSSAFEKIIRRLKEKEEDVDRDRGSRRDYDRGDRDHRRSERHGASSRMSRTPEPDAYEADRRKAIADRERSYRKTSGFSPSRDRDRDRYRKRERDRDDRSYRRDYDRREDERERLYRARGDPRGNRDELDYGDTRSTTSTDRRRRRESDSESVASRSTKRYRRDSRERDRSRGAKRDRDRERPRERTPATATAEEAKKEEKAIHSGSEEGEIEEEE is encoded by the exons ATGAACCCAATGGCCAGTCAATCCGCGCCTTCGGCCTTGTGGCAGGAGGCGCGCAACGCCGATGGCAGAGTCTACTATTACAATGTTCAGACAAAGGTGACCCAGTGGAACAAGCCCGTGGAGCTGATGACCCCGGTCGAG CGCGCCTTAGCGGATCAGCCATGGAAGGAGTACACCGCCGAAGGTGGGCGCAAGTACTGGTCCAACACAGAGACGAAGCAGAGCACATGGGAGATGCCCGACGTGTATAAGGAGGCCCTTGCACAGGCCCCGGCTCCCCAGGCGGGCCCAGTCGC TGGTCCATCATTTGTCGCCGGAGGTTCGAGCTCTTTCCCCCCTGCTCAGCAGCGTGATCGTGACGACTATGACCGGGGATACGACCGTCGTGGCAGATATGGAGACACCAACGGAATGGTAGCAGCGCCGAACCTGGGTACCCAGAACGAACCCGCGTACAACTCCGTCGAAGAGGCGGAGAACGCCTTTATGAAGATGCTTAGGCGACACAACGTGCAGCCCGAATGGACATGGGAGCAGACCATGAGAGAAACGATCAAGGATCCACAGTATCGCGCGCTCCGAGACCCGCGAGACCGCAAGGCAGCCTTTGAGAAATACGCGGTCGAGGTTCGCATGCAGGAAAAGGACCGGGCGAAAGAGAGATTCGCTAAGCTGCGCGCAGATTTCAATACCATGCTGAAGCGGCATCCTGAAATCAAGCACTACAGTCGCTGGAAGAATATTCGGCCCATTGTGGAGGGAGAAACTACCTTCCGTGCCACCAACGACGAGAACGAAAGACGCCAGCTCTTCGAAGAGTACGTTGTTGAGCTCAAGAAAGCCCATGTCGAGAAAGAAACTACGACCCGCAAGGCGGCCATGGACGAGCTGGTGAACATTTTGAACTCGTTGGATCTTGAGCCGTACACGCGTTGGTCGGAAGCTCAGGCAATCATCCAGTCCAACGACAAGGTTCAGGGCGACGATAAGTTCAAGACCTTGAGCAAGTCTGATATTTTAACCGCATTTGAAAACCATATCAAGTCCCTGGAACGTACCTTCAACGACGCGCGTCAGCAACAAAAGGCTGTCAAGGCCCGGAAAGAACGTCGGAATCGGGAGCAGTACCTGGAGTTACTGAAGGAGCTCAAGTCGCAGGGTAAGATCAAGGCGGGCACTAAATGGATGACTATCTGTCCGGTTATCCAGGAGGATCCCCGGTATCAAGCAATCTTGGGACAGCCCGGATCGACGCCTCTTGATCTGTTTTGGGAcatggtggaggatgaggaacGCTCACTTCGTGGTCCTCGGAACGACGTGCTGGATGTTCTGGACGACAAACGATTCGAAGTCACACCCAAGACTACGCTCGAAGAATTCAACTCGATCATGACCGCGGACCGCCGCACCTCCAAGATCGACACGGACATTCTCGAGCTCATTTTCCAGCGCATCCAAGACAAAGCAATTCGCCGAACGGAAGATGAGAAGCATGCAGCCGACCGTCATCAACGCCGCGCAGTCGATGCTCTTCGCTCTCGCATTAAACGCCTAGAACCGCCCGTGCTTGTCACAGACACATGGGAAGAAGTGCAACCACGCCTCGAAAAGTACGAGGAGTACAAGGCGCTGGAATCCGATGAGCTGCGCTCGTCCGCATTCGAAAAGATCATCCGGCGcctgaaggagaaagaagaggacgTAGACCGAGACCGTGGCAGCCGCCGAGACTACGACCGCGGAGATCGTGACCACCGTCGCAGCGAACGCCACGGGGCCAGCAGCCGCATGAGCCGCACCCCTGAACCGGATGCGTACGAGGCAGACCGTCGCAAGGCCATAGCCGACCGCGAACGATCCTATCGCAAAACCAGTGGGTTCTCCCCGTCGCGAGACCGTGATCGAGACCGCTACCGAAAGCGGGAGAGAGACCGAGACGACCGCAGCTATCGCCGTGACTATGATCGgcgcgaggacgagcgcGAGCGCTTGTATCGGGCCCGCGGCGACCCGCGCGGAAACCGTGACGAGCTCGACTACGGTGATACGCGCAGCACAACGAGCACGGACCGCAGGCGCAGGCGCGAAAGTGACTCGGAGAGCGTGGCTAGTCGGTCGACGAAGCGGTACCGTCGCGATAGCCGCGAGCGTGACCGCAGCAGAGGCGCGAAGAGAGATCGGGACCGTGAGCGTCCTCGGGAACGCACTCCTGCTACTGCTACTGCGGAAGAAGCtaagaaggaagagaaggccATTCATTCTGGTAGTGAGGAGGgggagattgaggaggaagagtag
- a CDS encoding uncharacterized protein (ID:PFLUO_005319-T1.cds;~source:funannotate), with translation MTTNIENPEQVLRTTHSSRESSPASSVSSTKSSKRRTADSEYQPSTPPPKRTRSTNTPNSNPRTTPATKRKTPKKAACQASYAQSSCVSSIAEKEMEKEKPETLQRKKRTPRKSKGNFTMPRSETGIYTEASDEEDKDLNISRAERDDLVFELTYEKARRLAEAVNIPRDSNLGADEQRLFLDLATRGCKPLMSAHWRRDFSTLPEWLFTSDDNVDTTKGKQDNEDDDHADGGVGDDAQLVFESHRGSDFGAIKALQRLLATGGHVRDCQVLAAPPQRVIQRAIQRYMRWALNDAGLKTGYPVIPVHAVYAQKKGESTLAALTRVNSRLETLAQRHQTSLSCAAETDSSKSKPWPTLVGFVLCGPIVALVSLDTDPGSLGWREDAGVKVKYLGQFDLSEAAQDVWNSVAIAIAVAHVRRIMARMAGVYEGPFVPRFRGVDDERDDEDI, from the coding sequence ATGACCACCAACATCGAGAATCCAGAGCAAGTCCTTCGAACAACCCACTCATCGAGGGAGTCCTCACCCGCTTCCTCAGTCTCCAGCACCAAGTCATCAAAGCGCAGAACCGCAGACTCAGAATACCAACCATCTACACCACCACCCAAGCGCACCCGCTCCACCAACACCCCAAACAGTAACCCTCGCACCACGCCCGCCACAAAGCGCAAGACACCCAAGAAAGCAGCCTGCCAAGCCTCGTACGCACAATCCTCGTGCGTTTCTTCCAttgcagaaaaagaaatggAAAAGGAAAAGCCAGAGACACTCCAACGGAAGAAGCGGACACCGCGCAAAAGCAAGGGAAACTTTACGATGCCCCGTTCAGAAACGGGTATTTATACCGAAGCaagtgacgaagaagacaaggATCTGAACATCTCCCGCGCTGAGCGCGATGACCTCGTCTTCGAGCTTACCTACGAGAAAGCGAGACGGCTCGCCGAGGCCGTGAATATACCCAGAGACTCGAACTTGGGCGCAGACGAGCAGAGACTGTTTCTCGATCTGGCGACGCGAGGCTGCAAGCCGCTCATGTCGGCGCACTGGCGGAGAGATTTCTCGACGTTGCCTGAGTGGCTGTTTACTAGCGATGACAACGTCGACACCACCAAGGGAAAACAGGAcaatgaagatgacgatCATGCCgacggtggtgttggtgatgaTGCGCAGTTAGTCTTCGAGTCCCACCGCGGCTCGGACTTCGGCGCTATCAAAGCCCTCCAACGACTCCTCGCTACAGGCGGCCATGTCCGCGACTGCCAGGTGCTGGCTGCTCCGCCGCAACGGGTGATTCAACGGGCTATACAACGGTACATGCGCTGGGCTCTCAACGACGCAGGCCTGAAGACCGGCTACCCAGTCATCCCCGTGCACGCGGTCTACGCACAGAAGAAAGGCGAGAGCACGCTGGCAGCCCTCACACGGGTGAATTCCAGACTGGAGACACTAGCCCAAAGGCACCAGACTTCTCTATCCTGCGCAGCGGAAACGGACAGCAGCAAAAGCAAACCCTGGCCCACGCTGGTCGGATTCGTGCTCTGTGGCCCCATTGTAGCGCTGGTTTCGCTCGATACGGATCCCGGATCGCTGGGATGGAGGGAAGATGCGGGCGTGAAGGTGAAATATCTCGGCCAGTTTGATCTCTCCGAGGCCGCGCAGGATGTGTGGAATTCCGTTGCGATTGCTATCGCCGTTGCGCATGTCAGGAGGATTATGGCGAGGATGGCGGGTGTTTATGAGGGTCCTTTCGTGCCCAGGTTTAGgggagtggatgatgagagGGATGATGAGGATATATGA